Proteins from one Triticum urartu cultivar G1812 unplaced genomic scaffold, Tu2.1 TuUngrouped_contig_6976, whole genome shotgun sequence genomic window:
- the LOC125531344 gene encoding uncharacterized protein LOC125531344 translates to MVPPSPGVRNFRYGMPHLDRVSRSAYASMVVMARNIAVKGENTWGKSNWLCCPPCCSNYFCTSTYANGDQSAIAEAMDRAEMKGRTSSRVYTAHILNNTTHRDGSIYKKHSGFLGLWPLTRCDESSVIGMTGPKRYIATLAPVLVEFDMRIKKGEQEEDDLQLIDGAIEYGNLCTSEYPFTDRINGDCGTVDITLALVRWAFEATIDVTVSKVQSRFDLSLSSFVFIIDGLHEIKLFRGSIGESYGLRRHVIAVKEDTWMHLKFKVGQRSCKNDGDLDRHCSFKAKKHGYDCQQIMLELASISVKVTWSNVRTAQNYKSTTGQ, encoded by the exons ATGGTGCCCCCCTCTCCGGGCGTCCGGAACTTTCGCTACGGGATGCCCCATCTGGACCGCGTTTCACG ATCTGCTTATGCATCCATGGTCGTCATGGCAAGGAACATTGCAGTAAAAGGCGAGAATACATGGGGCAAGTCGAATTGGCTCTGCTGCCCCCCTTGTTGCAGTAACTATTTCTGCACCTCCACCTACGCCAATGGCGACCAATCTGCCATTGCCGAAGCCATGGATAGAGCAGAGATGAAGGGGCGGACCTCTTCTCGTGTATATACAGCCCACATCCTTAACAACACCACCCACCGGGACGGTTCTATATACAAGAAACACTCTGGTTTTCTAGGTTTATGGCCACTTACCCGATGTGATGAGA GTTCTGTTATTGGGATGACTGGCCCTAAGCGATACATCGCAACGCTAGCCCCTGTTCTAGTTGAGTTTGACATGAGGATCAAGAAAGGAGAGCAAGAAGAGGATGATCTACAACTAATTGATGGTGCAATAGAGTACGGCAATCTATGCACATCTGAATACCCATTCACAGATCGTATTAATGGCGATTGCGGCACGGTTGACATTACTTTAGCCCTCGTTCGTTGGGCATTTGAGGCCACAATAGATGTTACCGTATCAAAAGTGCAGAGTAGATTCGATTTATCTCTCAGTTCGTTTGTTTTTATTATCGATGGGTTACATGAGATTAAGCTCTTTCGTGGCAGTATTGGTGAGTCGTATGGCTTAAGAAGACATGTGATTGCTGTAAAGGAGGATACTTGGATGCATTTGAAGTTCAAGGTAGGTCAGAGAAGTTGTAAAAATGATGGTGATCTTGATCGCCATTGTTCCTTCAAAGCAAAAAAACATGGGTACGATTGTCAACAAATCATGCTTGAGCTTGCCTCTATCTCAGTGAAGGTGACCTGGTCGAATGTGCGAACGGCTCAGAATTATAAGTCAACAACCGGGCAGTAA